In a genomic window of Kribbella amoyensis:
- the tyrS gene encoding tyrosine--tRNA ligase, with amino-acid sequence MTDSGTDSRTQVLDDLADRGLIAHTTDPDALRAAMAAGPITSYVGFDPTAPSLHMGNLLQLLTLRRLQLAGHNPIGLVGGATGLIGDPKESSERVLNPKDVVQQWVERVRGQVERFLDFDTALANPARIVNNYDWTKDLNTLDFLRDIGKHFPVNRMLGREVVKARLEQGISYTEFSYVLLQSLDYLELYRRYGCTLQTGGSDQWGNLTAGVELIRRTESGKAHALATPLVTKADGTKFGKTESGTVWLDRELTSPYAFYQFWFNTDDRDVMQLIRYYTFRSADEIAELEKATAERPFAREAQRVLAEDVTTLVHGRDETEQVQLAAKALFGQSELRSLSPDTLVAALREAPHVEVPAGQLPTVAELLVDTGLVASKSAARRTVAEGGAYLNNEKLSDPEYVPVGEDLLPGGALVLRRGKRSFAGVLTETAAG; translated from the coding sequence GTGACCGACAGCGGGACCGACAGCCGTACGCAGGTGCTGGACGACCTGGCCGACCGCGGCCTGATCGCACACACCACCGATCCCGACGCGTTGCGCGCGGCGATGGCGGCCGGTCCGATCACGTCGTACGTCGGCTTCGACCCGACCGCGCCCAGCCTGCACATGGGGAACCTGCTGCAGCTGCTCACCCTGCGCCGGCTCCAGCTCGCCGGGCACAACCCGATCGGCCTGGTCGGCGGCGCCACCGGCCTGATCGGTGACCCGAAGGAGTCGTCCGAGCGGGTGCTGAACCCGAAGGACGTCGTCCAGCAGTGGGTGGAGCGGGTCCGCGGCCAGGTGGAACGGTTCCTGGACTTCGACACCGCGCTGGCGAACCCGGCGCGCATCGTCAACAACTACGACTGGACCAAGGACCTCAACACGCTGGACTTCCTCCGCGACATCGGCAAGCACTTCCCGGTGAACCGGATGCTCGGCCGCGAGGTGGTGAAGGCGCGTCTCGAGCAGGGGATCAGCTACACGGAGTTCAGCTACGTGTTGCTCCAGTCACTGGACTACCTGGAGCTCTACCGGCGGTACGGATGCACCTTGCAGACCGGTGGTAGCGACCAGTGGGGGAACCTGACCGCCGGCGTCGAGCTGATCCGCCGGACGGAGAGCGGCAAGGCGCATGCGCTGGCGACGCCGCTGGTGACGAAGGCGGACGGGACCAAGTTCGGCAAGACCGAGTCGGGGACCGTCTGGCTGGACCGTGAGCTCACATCGCCGTACGCGTTCTACCAGTTCTGGTTCAACACCGACGACCGCGACGTGATGCAGCTGATCCGCTACTACACGTTCCGCTCGGCCGACGAGATCGCCGAGCTGGAGAAGGCGACAGCGGAGCGTCCGTTCGCACGGGAGGCGCAGCGGGTCCTTGCCGAGGACGTGACGACTCTGGTGCACGGGCGGGACGAGACCGAGCAGGTACAGCTGGCGGCGAAGGCGTTGTTCGGCCAGTCGGAACTACGCAGCCTCAGTCCGGACACGCTGGTGGCCGCACTCCGGGAGGCTCCGCATGTGGAGGTGCCGGCCGGTCAGCTGCCGACTGTCGCCGAACTGCTGGTGGACACGGGCCTGGTGGCGAGCAAGTCGGCCGCGCGCAGAACGGTGGCCGAAGGTGGCGCGTACCTGAACAACGAGAAACTGAGCGACCCCGAGTACGTCCCGGTGGGCGAGGACCTGTTGCCGGGTGGCGCGCTGGTGCTGCGACGCGGGAAGCGTTCGTTCGCAGGGGTTCTGACCGAGACCGCGGCCGGCTGA
- a CDS encoding App1 family protein, with amino-acid sequence MARPHYSSRLEDWFNLGVGTILRRRGWRERIIPHVGYGNHEYVRVLARVVLSRDPRNQPRYDEDQVVRGWRVFVTAPATKVRVSVTVAGESFDTVTDRGGFIDLAVPVVLPPGWHEISLGVHGERQARGQVYVPDPAATFGLVSDIDDTVMLTMLPRPLIAAWNTFVREETARRVVPGMAEMYAELLADHPRAPIFYLSTGAWNTAPTLTRFLARHGYPAGSLLMTDWGPTNTGWFRSGREHKRTALRRLAKEFPNVRWVLVGDDGQHDPQLYGDFAQTHPDHVRAIGIRQLTPAEQVLSHGLPVPNQDPGAHDPHRPTAATVHGPDGHALLAQLRAVLSRPEAL; translated from the coding sequence ATGGCGCGCCCGCACTACTCGTCCCGGCTGGAGGACTGGTTCAACCTCGGAGTGGGGACGATCCTGCGCCGTCGAGGCTGGCGGGAGCGCATCATCCCGCATGTTGGCTACGGCAACCATGAGTACGTCCGCGTACTGGCCCGCGTGGTGCTCAGCCGCGACCCGCGCAACCAGCCCCGCTACGACGAGGACCAGGTGGTCCGCGGTTGGCGGGTGTTCGTCACCGCGCCGGCCACGAAGGTGCGCGTGTCGGTCACCGTCGCCGGGGAGAGCTTCGACACCGTCACCGATCGCGGTGGCTTCATCGACCTCGCCGTACCGGTCGTGCTGCCGCCCGGCTGGCACGAGATCAGTCTTGGCGTCCACGGTGAGCGGCAGGCCCGCGGCCAGGTGTACGTGCCGGATCCGGCCGCCACCTTCGGTCTGGTCAGCGACATCGACGACACGGTGATGCTGACGATGCTGCCGCGCCCGCTGATCGCCGCGTGGAACACGTTCGTCCGGGAGGAGACCGCGCGCCGCGTCGTCCCGGGGATGGCGGAGATGTACGCCGAACTGCTGGCCGACCATCCGCGGGCACCGATCTTCTACCTGTCCACCGGCGCCTGGAACACGGCTCCCACGCTGACCCGCTTCCTCGCGCGGCACGGGTACCCGGCCGGCTCGTTGCTGATGACCGACTGGGGGCCGACGAACACGGGCTGGTTCCGCAGTGGGCGCGAGCACAAGCGGACCGCGCTGCGGCGGCTGGCCAAGGAGTTCCCGAACGTGCGCTGGGTCCTGGTCGGCGACGACGGCCAGCACGACCCCCAGTTGTACGGCGACTTCGCGCAGACGCACCCGGACCACGTTCGCGCGATCGGTATCCGCCAGCTCACCCCGGCCGAGCAGGTGCTGTCCCACGGTCTCCCAGTGCCGAACCAGGACCCAGGAGCCCACGACCCGCACCGGCCGACGGCGGCGACGGTGCACGGGCCGGACGGACACGCGCTGCTGGCCCAGCTCCGCGCAGTACTGTCCCGGCCGGAGGCGCTCTGA
- a CDS encoding LLM class flavin-dependent oxidoreductase has protein sequence MTSLGMCFPRTFPAALVTDVARRLESGGADSLWIVEDCFYTSGPALSAAALGVTERLTVGLGILPAVARTAALTAMEIATLCALAPGRFLPGIGHGVQEWMDQMGVRPKSPLTALEEVTVAVKRLLDGENVTTDGRTVHLRDVKLDAPPAEVPPLLLGVRGPKSLALAGRVAGGVVLAEPASPSYVRSAVEQAGSPDGFVVAAFSAFCVRSERKAAYEWTAPWLAGLIEERNPALPALPFYDDLLGRYDAQGVPGLVTMPPDWWTELGPIGTLDDAAAHLDALEAAGVDHVGLFPDPEVEHGLPQLDHVLTLATR, from the coding sequence ATGACTTCACTGGGGATGTGCTTCCCGCGGACCTTCCCGGCCGCGCTGGTGACCGACGTCGCCCGGCGGCTCGAGTCCGGCGGTGCGGACAGCCTGTGGATCGTCGAGGACTGCTTCTACACCTCGGGTCCGGCGCTGTCCGCCGCGGCGCTCGGCGTCACCGAGCGGCTGACGGTCGGGCTCGGCATCCTGCCCGCCGTGGCGCGGACGGCGGCGCTGACCGCGATGGAGATCGCCACCCTCTGCGCGCTGGCGCCCGGCCGCTTCCTGCCCGGCATCGGCCACGGTGTCCAGGAGTGGATGGACCAGATGGGTGTCCGGCCGAAGTCGCCGCTCACCGCGCTCGAGGAGGTCACGGTCGCGGTCAAGCGGCTGCTCGACGGCGAGAACGTGACGACCGACGGGCGGACGGTGCACCTGCGGGACGTGAAGCTCGACGCGCCGCCGGCCGAGGTACCTCCGCTCCTGCTCGGCGTCCGCGGTCCGAAGTCGCTGGCGTTGGCGGGTCGCGTCGCCGGCGGTGTTGTCCTCGCGGAGCCCGCGTCCCCGTCGTACGTGCGCAGCGCGGTGGAGCAGGCGGGGTCGCCGGACGGGTTCGTGGTCGCGGCGTTCAGCGCGTTCTGCGTACGCAGCGAGCGCAAGGCGGCGTACGAGTGGACCGCGCCGTGGCTCGCCGGCCTGATCGAGGAGCGCAACCCGGCCCTGCCCGCGTTGCCGTTCTACGACGACCTACTCGGGCGGTACGACGCGCAGGGCGTACCGGGGCTCGTCACGATGCCGCCGGACTGGTGGACCGAGCTCGGCCCGATCGGCACTCTCGACGACGCGGCCGCGCACCTGGATGCGTTGGAGGCAGCCGGCGTCGACCACGTCGGCCTGTTCCCGGATCCCGAGGTGGAGCACGGCCTCCCCCAGCTCGACCACGTCCTCACCCTCGCCACCCGCTGA
- a CDS encoding DNA-3-methyladenine glycosylase, with amino-acid sequence MGLGRELLAGPVLEVAPLLLGAVLVRTTGDGTVAVRLTEVEAYDGPNDPGSHAYRGQTARNAVMFGPAGHLYVYFTYGMHFCMNVSAGPEGQPSAVLLRAGEVIEGVELARTRRGMPSRDEARFNSAAVQSGVLPSPRRNGRVADPDRDLARGPARLCVALGVERDADGTDLLAPDSPIQLLPGPGYDGEPATGPRVGLREAADRPWRFWIPGDPTVSPYRPHVPKRRS; translated from the coding sequence ATGGGTTTGGGGCGTGAGCTGCTGGCGGGGCCGGTGCTGGAGGTGGCGCCGTTGTTGCTTGGGGCTGTGCTGGTGCGGACTACTGGCGACGGGACGGTCGCGGTTCGGTTGACCGAGGTGGAGGCTTACGACGGGCCGAACGACCCGGGGTCGCATGCTTATCGCGGACAGACCGCGCGCAATGCGGTGATGTTCGGCCCGGCCGGTCACCTGTACGTGTACTTCACGTACGGCATGCACTTCTGCATGAACGTCAGCGCCGGTCCCGAGGGGCAACCGTCCGCCGTACTGCTGCGTGCCGGCGAGGTGATCGAAGGTGTGGAGCTCGCTCGTACCCGGCGGGGGATGCCGTCGCGCGACGAGGCGAGGTTCAACTCGGCTGCGGTGCAGAGCGGGGTACTGCCGAGCCCGCGGCGGAACGGGCGAGTGGCTGACCCTGATCGGGATCTTGCGCGAGGTCCCGCTCGGTTGTGTGTCGCCCTGGGCGTCGAACGGGACGCGGACGGGACGGACCTGCTCGCGCCGGACTCGCCGATCCAGCTGCTGCCGGGGCCCGGGTACGACGGGGAGCCGGCAACCGGTCCGCGGGTCGGACTGCGCGAGGCCGCGGATCGCCCGTGGCGATTCTGGATCCCGGGTGATCCCACCGTCTCGCCGTATCGCCCGCACGTACCGAAGCGCCGCAGCTGA
- a CDS encoding IS3 family transposase (programmed frameshift), translated as MPSKYDEQTRAKAVRLVIDHVDDYDSEWAAIKAVSARLGMTAETLRRWVRQAQIDAGQAVGVSSESAREIRELKRKNAELERTIEILKAATKFLRAGERPATAVICEFIAEHKARFGVAPICAALTAHGCTIAPRTYYAWARRAPSRRALWDTTVTEILAGCYEPDSDGRRPPESLYGSLKMWAHLQRQGIQVARCTIERLMRLNGWRGVSRAKKVRTTVADPSATRAPDLVNRQFRVPAPNRLLVADFTYVRLAAGTFAYRAFVIDAFAGFIAGWECSTSKHTTFVERAIAQAAAFRTRQGNPLQNKAIHHSDAGSQYTSVHLTETLHLNGLSPSIGSVGDAYDNALAETTIGLYKTECIRDDSPFRRGPLTGLSNLEAITADWVHWYNTSRLMHRLDRRPPAETEADYYAQTRDDQPVALT; from the exons ATGCCGAGCAAGTACGACGAGCAGACCCGTGCCAAGGCGGTCCGGCTGGTCATCGATCATGTTGACGATTACGACTCTGAGTGGGCGGCGATCAAGGCGGTCTCGGCCCGGTTGGGGATGACGGCCGAGACGCTGCGCCGCTGGGTTCGGCAGGCGCAGATCGATGCCGGTCAAGCCGTCGGAGTGTCGTCGGAGTCGGCGCGGGAGATCCGGGAGCTGAAGCGGAAGAACGCCGAACTGGAACGCACGATTGAGATCCTCAAGGCAGCGACCA AGTTTCTTCGCGCGGGAGAGCGACCCGCGACAGCGGTGATCTGTGAGTTCATCGCCGAGCACAAGGCTCGGTTCGGGGTCGCTCCGATCTGTGCCGCGCTGACCGCGCACGGCTGCACGATCGCCCCGAGAACCTACTACGCCTGGGCCAGGCGGGCGCCGTCGCGGCGGGCTCTGTGGGACACCACGGTCACCGAGATCCTGGCCGGGTGCTACGAACCCGATTCCGACGGCCGACGCCCGCCGGAGTCGCTGTACGGATCGCTGAAGATGTGGGCCCACCTGCAACGGCAAGGCATCCAGGTGGCGCGGTGCACCATCGAGCGGCTGATGCGTCTCAACGGCTGGCGTGGCGTGAGCAGGGCCAAGAAGGTCCGCACCACTGTCGCCGACCCGTCCGCGACCCGAGCTCCGGACCTGGTCAACCGGCAGTTCCGGGTGCCGGCACCGAACCGGCTCCTGGTCGCGGATTTCACCTATGTGCGGCTGGCCGCCGGCACGTTCGCCTACAGGGCCTTCGTCATCGACGCCTTCGCAGGCTTCATCGCCGGCTGGGAGTGTTCGACGTCCAAGCACACCACGTTCGTCGAGCGGGCCATTGCCCAGGCCGCGGCGTTCCGCACGAGGCAGGGCAATCCCCTGCAAAACAAGGCGATCCATCACTCGGACGCCGGATCTCAGTACACCTCGGTGCACCTGACCGAGACGCTGCACCTCAACGGCCTCAGCCCCTCGATCGGGTCAGTCGGCGACGCCTACGACAACGCCCTGGCCGAGACCACCATCGGGCTCTACAAGACCGAATGCATCCGCGACGACTCACCCTTCCGCCGCGGACCCCTGACCGGCCTCAGCAACCTCGAGGCCATCACCGCCGACTGGGTCCACTGGTACAACACCAGCCGGCTCATGCACCGCCTCGACCGACGCCCACCCGCCGAAACCGAGGCCGACTACTATGCACAAACCCGAGACGACCAACCAGTCGCACTCACATAA
- a CDS encoding IS3 family transposase (programmed frameshift), with protein sequence MPKALPEEFRRDVVALARKGEAPVSQIAKDFGISPSCLRRWLKLAEIEDGNRPGATQAESDELREARKRVRQLEQENEILRRAAAYFARDNQPKMMYPLVLDLAADSVPVAVTCRVLGFSKQAFYKWRKDPVTPRDFDNAYLINAARDIHADDPAFGYRFIADELTGQGHVASENRVARLCSQERIWSVHAKKRGLNRKAGPPVHDDHVKKVFTAPAPNLVWLTDITEHATAEGKLYLCAIKDVYSNRIVGYSIDSRMKAQLAVSALRNAIAQRTPAAGLIVHSDRGSQFRSKKYIRVLKAHALRGSMGRVGACGDNAAMESFFALLQKNVLDRQRWTSRHELRLAIVAWIETSYHRRRRQRRLGKLTPIEFEMIQPAAHAA encoded by the exons ATGCCGAAAGCGTTGCCTGAGGAGTTCCGCCGCGATGTGGTCGCCTTGGCCCGCAAAGGTGAGGCGCCGGTCAGCCAGATCGCGAAGGACTTCGGGATCTCTCCATCGTGCCTGCGGCGCTGGCTGAAACTGGCCGAGATCGAAGACGGCAACCGGCCCGGAGCGACCCAGGCCGAGTCCGACGAACTTCGGGAGGCCAGGAAGCGGGTCCGGCAACTGGAACAGGAGAACGAGATCCTGCGCCGGGCCGCGGCCTACTTCGCCCGCGACA ATCAACCCAAAATGATGTACCCGCTGGTCCTCGATCTAGCCGCCGACAGCGTCCCTGTCGCGGTGACCTGCCGGGTGCTCGGCTTCTCCAAGCAAGCCTTCTACAAATGGCGTAAAGATCCTGTCACACCAAGAGATTTCGACAACGCTTACCTGATCAACGCAGCCCGTGACATCCATGCCGACGACCCGGCGTTCGGGTACCGGTTCATCGCCGACGAACTCACAGGCCAAGGCCATGTGGCCAGCGAGAACCGGGTTGCGAGGTTATGCAGCCAGGAGCGGATCTGGTCGGTCCACGCCAAGAAACGCGGCCTGAACCGTAAGGCCGGCCCGCCGGTCCACGACGACCATGTGAAGAAGGTGTTCACCGCCCCGGCACCGAACCTGGTCTGGCTGACCGACATCACCGAACACGCCACCGCCGAGGGCAAGCTGTATCTATGCGCGATCAAGGACGTCTACTCCAACCGGATCGTCGGCTACTCCATCGATTCGCGGATGAAGGCACAGCTGGCGGTGTCGGCCCTTCGCAACGCGATCGCCCAACGCACACCTGCTGCCGGACTCATCGTCCACAGCGACCGCGGTAGCCAGTTCCGGTCCAAGAAGTACATCCGCGTACTCAAAGCCCACGCACTGCGCGGGTCGATGGGCAGAGTCGGTGCCTGCGGCGACAACGCCGCGATGGAATCCTTCTTCGCCCTACTCCAAAAGAATGTCCTCGACCGGCAACGCTGGACCAGCCGCCACGAACTCAGACTCGCGATCGTCGCCTGGATCGAAACCAGCTACCACCGACGACGCCGACAACGCCGCCTCGGCAAACTCACACCCATCGAGTTTGAGATGATCCAACCCGCCGCACACGCGGCCTGA
- the argH gene encoding argininosuccinate lyase has protein sequence MSAGESAALWGGRFSGGPADALAALSKSTHFDWRLAPYDIAGSKAHAKVLHRAGLLTDDDLTGMLAGLDQLLADVLAGKFLPADGDEDVHTALERGLVERLGPELGGRLRAGRSRNDQVATLFKSYLRDHGRIIARLVLDQVNTLADQAEQHLGAAMPGRTHLQHAQPVLLSHQLLAHAWPLIRDLDRLAEWDARVAADSPYGSGALAGSSLGLDPQYVATELGFTNSSPNSIDGTAARDFVAEFAFVTAQIGVDLSRQAEEVIIWATKEFGFVVLDDAFSTGSSIMPQKKNPDIAELARGKSGRLIGNLTGLLATLKAQPLAYNRDLQEDKEPVFDSVDTLEVLLPAFTGMIRTLRFDTERLAELAPQGFSLATDIAEWLVRQKVPFRVAHELAGACVQACEKRGIELWDLTDEDLAAISPDLTPEVRSVLSVEGSIASRNSRGGTAQARVADQLTELRTRATNHAERLA, from the coding sequence ATGAGCGCGGGAGAGAGTGCTGCCCTGTGGGGTGGCCGGTTCAGCGGTGGACCGGCCGACGCCCTGGCGGCGCTGAGCAAGTCCACCCACTTCGACTGGCGGCTGGCGCCGTACGACATCGCCGGCTCGAAGGCGCATGCCAAGGTGCTGCACCGGGCCGGGCTGCTGACCGACGACGACCTGACCGGGATGCTGGCCGGGCTCGACCAGTTGCTGGCCGACGTGCTGGCCGGGAAGTTCCTGCCGGCCGACGGCGACGAGGACGTCCACACCGCGCTCGAACGCGGACTGGTGGAGCGGCTCGGTCCCGAGCTCGGTGGGCGGCTGCGGGCCGGCCGGTCCCGGAACGACCAGGTCGCCACGTTGTTCAAGAGCTACCTGCGCGACCACGGCCGGATCATCGCCCGGCTCGTCCTCGACCAGGTGAACACCCTCGCGGACCAGGCCGAGCAGCACCTCGGTGCCGCGATGCCCGGCCGGACCCACCTGCAGCACGCCCAGCCGGTACTGCTGTCCCACCAACTCCTCGCCCATGCCTGGCCGCTGATCCGCGACCTCGACCGGCTCGCCGAGTGGGACGCCCGCGTCGCCGCCGACTCGCCGTACGGGTCGGGCGCGCTGGCCGGATCGTCACTCGGCCTGGACCCGCAGTACGTCGCGACCGAGCTCGGCTTCACGAACTCGTCACCGAACTCGATCGACGGCACCGCGGCCCGGGACTTCGTCGCCGAGTTCGCCTTCGTCACCGCGCAGATCGGCGTCGACCTGTCCCGGCAGGCCGAAGAGGTGATCATCTGGGCGACGAAGGAGTTCGGCTTCGTCGTCCTGGACGACGCGTTCTCCACCGGGTCGAGCATCATGCCGCAGAAGAAGAACCCGGACATCGCCGAACTGGCCCGCGGCAAGTCCGGCCGGCTGATCGGCAACCTGACCGGCCTGCTGGCGACGCTGAAGGCCCAGCCGCTGGCGTACAACCGGGACCTGCAGGAGGACAAGGAGCCGGTCTTCGACTCCGTCGACACCCTCGAGGTCCTGCTGCCCGCGTTCACCGGGATGATCCGGACGCTGCGCTTCGACACCGAACGCCTGGCCGAACTGGCCCCGCAGGGATTCTCGCTGGCGACCGACATCGCCGAGTGGCTGGTCCGCCAGAAGGTCCCGTTCCGCGTCGCCCACGAACTCGCCGGCGCCTGCGTCCAGGCCTGCGAGAAGCGCGGCATCGAGCTGTGGGATCTGACCGACGAGGACCTGGCGGCCATCTCCCCGGACCTGACCCCCGAAGTCCGGTCCGTCCTGAGCGTCGAAGGCTCCATCGCCTCCCGCAACAGCCGAGGCGGCACAGCCCAAGCCCGAGTCGCCGACCAACTCACCGAACTCCGCACCCGCGCCACCAACCACGCCGAACGCCTGGCCTGA
- a CDS encoding arginine repressor, whose product MSIAVPTTKTARQQRIVELLGRQPVRSQTELAELLASAGLVVGQATLSRDLVEIGAIKVRDASGQQVYAVPGEGGDRTPRAGEAAAFEARLARVASELLVSAEGSANLVILRTPPGAAQYFASAIDHVGLDDVLGTIAGDDTVMVVSRNPTGGEALAARFLALAARSDAKHDETK is encoded by the coding sequence ATGAGCATCGCCGTCCCGACCACCAAGACCGCGCGCCAGCAGCGCATCGTCGAGCTGCTCGGCCGGCAGCCGGTCCGTTCCCAGACCGAGCTGGCCGAGCTGCTGGCGTCCGCCGGGCTCGTCGTCGGCCAGGCGACGCTGTCGCGGGATCTGGTCGAGATCGGCGCGATCAAGGTCCGCGACGCGTCCGGCCAGCAGGTCTACGCCGTACCGGGGGAGGGCGGCGACCGGACTCCGCGCGCCGGCGAGGCGGCCGCGTTCGAGGCCCGGCTCGCCCGGGTCGCGTCCGAGCTGCTGGTGTCGGCCGAGGGCAGTGCGAACCTGGTGATCCTGCGGACCCCGCCGGGCGCCGCGCAGTACTTCGCGTCCGCGATCGACCATGTCGGTCTGGACGACGTGCTCGGCACCATCGCGGGGGACGACACGGTGATGGTCGTGTCCCGCAACCCCACCGGCGGCGAGGCGCTGGCCGCCCGCTTCCTGGCCCTGGCGGCCCGGAGCGACGCCAAACACGACGAGACCAAGTGA
- the argF gene encoding ornithine carbamoyltransferase, whose protein sequence is MTRHFLRDDDLSPVEQDEVLTLAQQLSTDRFGHQPLAGPQTVAVIFDKTSTRTRISFAVGISELGGVPLIIDAQTSQLGRGEPIADTARVLDRQVGAIVWRTAGQVRIDEMAGASRVPVINALTDEFHPCQILADLLTVRQHKGKTAGLKLVYLGDGANNMAHSYLLGGVTAGMHVVIGSPAEYQPDAAILAKAVEIAATTGGSAGWTADPLEAVDGADVVATDTWVSMGQEFEAEQREAPFVPYAVTEQLMGKAAADAIVLHCLPAYRGKEIDAAVIDGPQSVVWDEAENRLHAQKALLSWLLARNFTA, encoded by the coding sequence ATGACCAGACACTTCCTCCGGGACGACGACCTGAGCCCGGTGGAACAGGACGAGGTCCTGACCCTGGCCCAGCAGCTCAGCACCGACCGGTTCGGGCACCAGCCGCTGGCCGGTCCGCAGACGGTCGCGGTGATCTTCGACAAGACCTCGACCCGGACCCGGATCTCGTTCGCGGTCGGCATCTCCGAGCTCGGCGGCGTCCCGCTGATCATCGACGCGCAGACCTCGCAGCTCGGCCGCGGTGAGCCGATCGCGGACACCGCCCGCGTCCTCGACCGCCAGGTCGGCGCGATCGTCTGGCGGACCGCGGGCCAGGTCCGGATCGACGAGATGGCCGGCGCCTCCCGGGTCCCGGTGATCAACGCGCTCACCGACGAGTTCCACCCGTGCCAGATCCTGGCCGACCTGCTGACCGTCCGGCAGCACAAGGGAAAGACGGCCGGCCTGAAGCTCGTCTACCTCGGCGACGGCGCGAACAACATGGCCCACTCGTACCTGCTCGGCGGCGTCACGGCCGGCATGCACGTCGTGATCGGTTCGCCGGCCGAGTACCAGCCGGATGCCGCGATCCTGGCCAAGGCGGTCGAGATCGCCGCGACCACGGGTGGTTCGGCCGGCTGGACCGCGGACCCGTTGGAGGCGGTCGACGGCGCGGACGTGGTCGCGACCGACACCTGGGTCTCGATGGGCCAGGAGTTCGAGGCCGAGCAGCGGGAGGCGCCGTTCGTCCCGTATGCGGTGACCGAGCAACTGATGGGCAAGGCGGCCGCCGACGCGATCGTGCTGCACTGCCTGCCGGCGTACCGGGGCAAGGAGATCGACGCCGCCGTCATCGACGGTCCGCAGTCGGTCGTCTGGGACGAGGCGGAGAACCGGCTGCACGCGCAGAAGGCGTTGCTGTCCTGGCTGCTGGCGAGGAACTTCACCGCATGA
- a CDS encoding acetylornithine transaminase: MTELLTVDGSGAALTDRYSAALMNTFGAPKRVLVRGEGAYLWDADGRKYLDLLGGLAVNCLGHAHPFVVSAVTSQLATLGHVSNFFASAPQIALAEKLLSLFDAEGKVFFTNSGTEANEAAFKITRRTGRTKIVSTVGAFHGRTMGALAVTWKPAYREQFAPLPGDVTFVPYGDAAALAAAVDDETAAVILEPIQGENGVVVPPAGYLQSARQITEQHGALLWIDEIQTGVGRTGDWFAHFDSGITPDLVTVAKGLGAGIPIGACLGFGPAADLLQPGNHGTTFGGNPVAAIAGLAVLTVIERDGLLANVSAVGNHLAAAVQALDHPLVAGVRGRGMLLAIQLTAPVSDQVTALALEAGFIVNNPVPDALRLAPPYILTKADADSFVAALPALLDAVEVP, encoded by the coding sequence ATGACCGAACTGCTCACCGTCGACGGCTCGGGTGCGGCGCTGACCGACCGGTACTCCGCCGCCCTGATGAACACCTTCGGCGCTCCCAAGCGCGTCCTGGTCCGCGGCGAGGGGGCGTACCTGTGGGACGCCGACGGCCGCAAGTACCTCGACCTGCTCGGCGGGCTCGCGGTGAACTGCCTCGGCCACGCCCACCCGTTCGTCGTCTCCGCGGTCACCAGCCAGCTCGCCACGCTCGGCCATGTGTCGAACTTCTTCGCCTCCGCGCCGCAGATCGCATTGGCGGAGAAGCTGCTGTCGTTGTTCGATGCCGAGGGCAAGGTGTTCTTCACCAACTCCGGCACCGAGGCGAACGAGGCCGCGTTCAAGATCACCCGGCGGACCGGCCGGACCAAGATCGTCTCCACCGTCGGCGCGTTCCACGGCCGCACGATGGGCGCACTCGCGGTCACCTGGAAACCGGCGTACCGCGAACAGTTCGCGCCGCTGCCAGGTGACGTCACCTTCGTCCCGTACGGCGACGCGGCCGCGCTGGCCGCCGCGGTCGACGACGAGACGGCGGCCGTGATCCTCGAACCGATCCAGGGCGAGAACGGTGTCGTCGTCCCGCCGGCCGGCTACCTGCAGTCCGCCCGGCAGATCACCGAGCAGCACGGCGCGCTGCTGTGGATCGACGAGATCCAGACCGGGGTCGGCCGGACCGGTGACTGGTTCGCGCACTTCGACTCCGGCATCACGCCCGACCTCGTCACGGTGGCCAAGGGCCTCGGCGCCGGCATCCCGATCGGGGCCTGCCTGGGCTTCGGCCCGGCCGCGGACCTGCTCCAGCCGGGCAACCACGGCACCACCTTCGGCGGTAACCCGGTCGCCGCGATCGCCGGGCTCGCGGTCCTCACCGTGATCGAGCGGGACGGCCTGCTCGCCAACGTGAGTGCCGTCGGCAACCATCTCGCGGCGGCTGTGCAAGCGCTTGATCACCCGCTGGTGGCCGGGGTCCGGGGCCGGGGGATGCTGCTCGCGATCCAGCTCACCGCGCCGGTGTCGGACCAGGTCACCGCGCTCGCGCTGGAGGCCGGGTTCATCGTCAACAACCCGGTGCCCGATGCGCTCCGGCTCGCGCCGCCGTACATTCTGACCAAGGCCGACGCGGACAGCTTCGTCGCCGCGCTGCCAGCCCTGCTCGACGCCGTGGAGGTTCCATGA